A genomic region of Plasmodium malariae genome assembly, chromosome: 14 contains the following coding sequences:
- the PmUG01_14084300 gene encoding conserved Plasmodium protein, unknown function, whose amino-acid sequence MRKGRGVFTFAQNFSASKKSRSTNFGSYHSSDGENVDMIFSKKSDVLKYQGHRKNSEDSFYAYSKRFVNILNNIFCILSIICSWGTIDSLVQVISGKDVYVSLVCYLIILLVAVITVTLYILYVDRNYRPCDFF is encoded by the exons ATGAGAAAAGGAAGAGGCGTATTTACGTTTGCACAGAATTTCAGCGCGTCCAAGAAATCAAGGAGCACCAATTTTGGAAGTTACCATTCTTCTGACGGAGAAAACGTAGATAtgattttttcaaaaaagagTGATGTTTTGAAATACCAAGGGCATAGAAAAAATAGTGAAGATAGTTTTTATGCCTATTCGAAAAGATTTGTTAACATTCTGA ataacatattttgcatattatCAATCATATGTTCTTGGGGAACTATA gaTTCACTCGTTCAAGTAATTTCAGGAAAGGATGTTTACGTTTCTTTGGTCTGTTATTTGATAATTCTTTTAGTGGCTGTAATAACTGTAAccttatacattttatatgttgATAGAAATTACCGACCTTGTgactttttttga
- the PmUG01_14084400 gene encoding coronin, putative, whose translation MNSIPYIKNLYTDPSNKLFNDLRICTKAMESCGMTCSSLYVATPWQVEGGGVIGVMRLEDQIRNPPVVKLKGHTSNILDLAFNPCYSEVIASSSEDMTIRIWEVAQNDDKTREIKDPLCILKGHKKKVNIIDWNPINYYILSSTSFDCVINIWDIENEKKAFQINMPKKLTSLKWNIRGTLLVGTCLNKYLHIIDPRKKEICSSFYVHNGGKSARSIWIDGIRGNDDYVLSTGFSKNNMREIKLWDLKNTSSPLVNMSIDNASAPLLPHYDESIGIFYLIGKGDGNCRYYQQSEGIIRKLGEYKSCLPFKSFGFLPKQVCDIYKCEIGRVYKNENNTSIRPISFFVPRKNSTIFQEDLYPPIIMHNPKNSSKHWIDGIDLNINRISIKDLTESDLRITKKFKRVPYSCNSIIIEDNFPSKRGSIIRKFTRKFTFFKKSSRKINECNNNEDDNSINNYNYTSSNKNKNSFDSSKDSLNFKLKSFKVKGILNDDGEKQFYNDDGDNEREKSNVMEDEQISEYTQTGKNNLDEKGEDSIYSGKVEKNRNTISKCCDAIRNIKLCLKREKI comes from the exons atgaatagcATTCcatatatcaaaaatttatata cGGACCCTTCGAATAAGCTGTTCAACGATTTGAGAATATGCACAAAGGCTATGGAATCATGCGGTATGACATGCAGCTCCCTATATGTAGCG ACGCCTTGGCAAGTAGAAGGAGGAGGTGTCATTGGTGTTATGAGATTGGAAGACCAAATAAGAAACCCGCCAGTAGTAAAGTTAAAAGGGCATACATCGAATATACTAGATTTAGCATTTAATCCTTGTTATAGCGAAGTTATTGCATCGAGTTCAGAAGATATGACAATTCGAATTTGGGAGGTAGCACAAAATGATGATAAAACAAGAGAGATAAAAGATCCcctttgtattttaaaaggacataaaaaaaaggtaaatattATTGATTGGAATcctataaattattatatattatcttcAACTTCTTTTGATtgtgtaataaatatatgggatatagaaaatgagaaaaaagcTTTTCAAATTAATATGCCAAAAAAGCTAACATCTTTAAAATGGAATATTCGAGGCACTTTACTTGTTGGTACATGTCTGAATAAATATCTGCATATAATAGATCccagaaaaaaagaaatatgttcaagtttttatgtacataatggCGGGAAAAGCGCGAGGAGTATATGGATTGATGGTATTAGAGGAAATGATGATTATGTATTAAGTACaggtttttcaaaaaataatatgagagaaataaaattatgggATCTTAAAAATACATCTTCTCCTCTTGTTAACATGTCAATAGACAATGCTTCTGCTCCTTTACTTCCTCATTATGATGAAAGTATAGGaatcttttatttaattggTAAGGGGGATGGAAATTGTAGGTACTATCAACAATCTGAAGGCATTATTAGAAAACTGGGTGAATACAAATCTTGTTTACCTTTTAAGTCTTTTGGATTTTTACCAAAGCAAGtttgtgatatatataaatgtgaaattggaagagtatataaaaatgaaaacaatacTAGTATTAGAcctatatctttttttgtcCCTAGGAAAAACTCTACTATATTTCAAGAGGATTTATATCCTCCTATAATTATGCATAACCCAAAAAATAGCTCTAAGCATTGGATTGATGGAATtgatttaaatattaatagaatATCTATAAAAGATTTAACAGAAAGTGACCTAAgaattactaaaaaatttaaaagggTCCCTTACTCTTGTAACAGCATTATTATAGAAGATAATTTCCCCTCTAAGAGAGGCTCTATCATTAGGAAGTTTACCAGAAAATTTAccttctttaaaaaaagtagtaGGAAAATAAACGAATGTAACAACAATGAGGATgataatagtattaataattataattatactagtagcaataaaaacaaaaattcgTTCGACAGCTCGAAAGATTCACTGAATTTCAAACTTAAAAGTTTTAAAGTGAAAGGGATACTAAATGATGACGGTGAAAAACAGTTTTACAATGATGATGGGGATAACGAAAGAGAGAAAAGCAATGTGATGGAAGATGAACAAATTAGTGAATACACTCAGACGGGGAAAAACAACTTAGATGAGAAAGGTGAAGATTCCATTTATAGTGGAAAGgtggaaaaaaatagaaatactATAAGCAAATGCTGCGATGCCATTAGGAACATTAAGCTTTGTCTAAAGAGGGAGAAAATATAG